The Juglans regia cultivar Chandler chromosome 2, Walnut 2.0, whole genome shotgun sequence genome includes a window with the following:
- the LOC108983522 gene encoding heavy metal-associated isoprenylated plant protein 47-like translates to MKQKIVIEVLPCDKCRSKALVLAAATDGVTSVTLDGQKTDQVVVVGDGVDAACLTKSLRKKVGYASLLTVEKVKETPEKKKEEAKKDPPPCARWTVPPCYHPQPEYYKVVYDPNPSSCALM, encoded by the exons ATGAAG CAAAAGATTGTGATTGAGGTGCTACCATGTGACAAATGCCGTTCCAAAGCCTTGGTCTTAGCTGCTGCAACAGATG gtgttaCGTCAGTGACATTAGATGGGCAAAAGACAGATCAAGTGGTGGTGGTTGGAGATGGAGTTGATGCAGCTTGCTTGACCAAATCCTTGAGGAAGAAGGTTGGCTATGCTAGCTTATTAACCGtggaaaaagtgaaggaaacccccgagaagaaaaaggaagaagcgAAGAAAGACCCACCTCCATGTGCAAGGTGGACAGTACCACCTTGTTATCATCCTCAACCTGAATATTATAAAGTGGTTTATGATCCCAATCCATCTAGTTGCGCTCTCATGTGA
- the LOC108985123 gene encoding DUF21 domain-containing protein At1g55930, chloroplastic-like isoform X1 has translation MALESSIFNATSFISGTKSSFLLSYFDRHMRFPVKILEKNNRFPCRLSLNCIGPCGFRSCFSARYQENDLFLRRGGLEFLGEDSESLCGKGVNLDFFTELVKRRIVLVAMVCAGLAFGCRRVFAMEGAVNAGYGFTGKSILLLRNAWPKTSEVLRVFKEQGLVLAALLGLSAFFSMAETSITTLWPWKVRELAEKEPENGVFRKLHSDVTRFLTTILIGTTVVNIGATALVTEAATAIFGEAGVSAATGVMTVAILLLTEITPKSIAVHNATEVARFVVRPVAWLSLVLYPVGRVVTYLSMGMLKILGLKGRSKPYVTEEELKLMLRGAELSGAIEEEEQDMIENVLEIKDTHVREVMTPLVDVVAIDDNATLLDFNNLWVTHQYSRVPVFEQRIDNIVGIAYAMDLLDYVKKGEQLETTTVGQMAQKPAYFVPDSMLVWNLLREFRIRKVHMAVVLNEYGGTVGIVTLEDVVEEIVGEIFDENDSKEEIQKKTGYIVMRAEGIFDVDANTSIDQLSEDLNIKMLEGYQYETVSGFICEAFGYIPRTGERIKVVLAKANQEENDESKSDNRDQKEKHQIFKLEILAGNARKVSAVRFERINNGYEMLESKEMTRLFPKIIKRKWSGDEDSDSTEYDEDSFPRRPEDDLSNEHEEEHDNQSRH, from the exons ATGGCGCTGGAATCTTCTATTTTCAATGCGACAAGTTTCATTTCCGGCACGAAATCGTCGTTTTTGCTGTCTTACTTTGATCGGCACATGAGATTTCCGGTAAAGATCTTGGAGAAAAATAATCGGTTCCCATGTCGGTTATCTTTGAATTGCATTGGTCCGTGTGGTTTTAGGAGCTGTTTTAGTGCTAGATATCAGGAAAACGACTTGTTTTTACGCAGAGGTGGTTTGGAATTTTTGGGTGAAGATAGTGAGAGTTTGTGTGGTAAAGGTGTGAATTTAGACTTTTTTACAGAGTTGGTGAAGCGCCGGATTGTTTTGGTGGCAATGGTTTGTGCGGGTTTAGCGTTTGGGTGTAGGAGAGTGTTTGCAATGGAAGGTGCGGTCAATGCTGGTTATGGCTTTACTGGGAAAAGCATTTTGTTGTTGAGGAATGCGTGGCCGAAGACGTCAGAGGTTCTTCGGGTTTTCAAAGAGCAGGGTCTGGTTTTGGCAGCGCTTTTGGGTCTATCGGCGTTTTTCTCAATGGCGGAGACTTCAATTACTACGCTTTGGCCTTGGAAG GTGCGTGAGTTGGCTGAAAAGGAGCCTGAAAATGGAGTCTTCAGAAAGCTTCACAGTGATGTCACACGGTTCCTAACTACTATACTAATTGGCACAAC TGTTGTCAATATTGGAGCAACTGCCTTAGTCACAGAAGCCGCAACAGCAATATTTGGTGAAGCTGGTGTTAGTGCAGCAACTGGAGTAATGACT GTAGCCATTTTGCTCCTCACGGAAATCACTCCGAAAAGTATAGCTGTTCATAATGCTACAGAGGTTGCTAGGTTTGTG GTCAGACCAGTGGCATGGCTTTCATTGGTATTATATCCTGTGGGAAGAGTTGTCACATATTTATCTATGGGGATGCTAAAAATCCTTGGTTTAAAAGGAAGAAG CAAACCATATGTAACTGAAGAGGAGTTGAAATTGATGTTGCGAGGAGCAGAGTTGAGTGGGGCAATCGAGGAGGAAGAACAG GATATGATTGAAAATGTATTGGAGATTAAAGATACTCATGTTAGAGAGGTGATGACACCTCTTGTAGATGTAGTTGCAATTGATGACAATGCGAcacttttagattttaataacTTGTGGGTGACTCATCAATATTCAAG GGTACCTGTTTTTGAGCAGCGTATTGATAATATAGTGGGTATTGCATATGCTATGGATCTGCTGGATTATGTTAAGAAG GGTGAGCAGCTAGAAACTACTACTGTCGGACAGATGGCTCAGAAACCTGCATACTTTGTGCCTG ATTCAATGTTAGTCTGGAATCTCCTTAGGGAGTTTCGCATCAGGAAGGTTCACATGGCTGTTGTGCTTAACGAATATGGTGGAACTGTGGGA ATTGTTACCCTGGAAGATGTGGTTGAGGAGATTGTTGGTGAAATCTTCGATGAAAATGATTCAAAG GAAGAGATTCAGAAGAAAACGGGCTACATTGTAATGCGAGCAGAGGGAATATTTGATGTGGATGCAAACACTTCTATTGATCAACTTTCTGAAGATCTAAATATCAAGATGCTGGAG GGTTACCAATATGAGACAGTGTCAGGTTTTATATGTGAGGCATTTGGATATATTCCACGAACGGGTGAGAGAATAAAAGTGGTCCTTGCGAAGGCAAATCAAGAAGAGAATGATGAGTCCAAATCTGACAACCGGGATCAGAAGGAAAAGCATCAAATTTTTAAGCTTGAG ATACTTGCAGGAAATGCCAGGAAGGTCAGTGCTGTTCGATTTGAACGAATAAACAATGGATACGAAATGCTGGAGAGTAAAGAGATGACTCGCTTGTTTCCCAAAATCATAAAGAGGAAATGGAGTGGTGATGAGGACTCTGATAGCACAGAATATGATGAGGACTCATTCCCAAGGAGACCGGAGGATGACCTCTCAAATGAACACGAAGAAGAACATGATAATCAAAGTAGACACTAG
- the LOC108985123 gene encoding DUF21 domain-containing protein At1g55930, chloroplastic-like isoform X2, which yields MALESSIFNATSFISGTKSSFLLSYFDRHMRFPVKILEKNNRFPCRLSLNCIGPCGFRSCFSARYQENDLFLRRGGLEFLGEDSESLCGKGVNLDFFTELVKRRIVLVAMVCAGLAFGCRRVFAMEGAVNAGYGFTGKSILLLRNAWPKTSEVLRVFKEQGLVLAALLGLSAFFSMAETSITTLWPWKVRELAEKEPENGVFRKLHSDVTRFLTTILIGTTVVNIGATALVTEAATAIFGEAGVSAATGVMTVAILLLTEITPKSIAVHNATEVARFVVRPVAWLSLVLYPVGRVVTYLSMGMLKILGLKGRSKPYVTEEELKLMLRGAELSGAIEEEEQDMIENVLEIKDTHVREVMTPLVDVVAIDDNATLLDFNNLWVTHQYSRVPVFEQRIDNIVGIAYAMDLLDYVKKGEQLETTTVGQMAQKPAYFVPDSMLVWNLLREFRIRKVHMAVVLNEYGGTVGIVTLEDVVEEIVGEIFDENDSKEEIQKKTGYIVMRAEGIFDVDANTSIDQLSEDLNIKMLEVWLIEWKRSFVCCCGEAWEMRKSCI from the exons ATGGCGCTGGAATCTTCTATTTTCAATGCGACAAGTTTCATTTCCGGCACGAAATCGTCGTTTTTGCTGTCTTACTTTGATCGGCACATGAGATTTCCGGTAAAGATCTTGGAGAAAAATAATCGGTTCCCATGTCGGTTATCTTTGAATTGCATTGGTCCGTGTGGTTTTAGGAGCTGTTTTAGTGCTAGATATCAGGAAAACGACTTGTTTTTACGCAGAGGTGGTTTGGAATTTTTGGGTGAAGATAGTGAGAGTTTGTGTGGTAAAGGTGTGAATTTAGACTTTTTTACAGAGTTGGTGAAGCGCCGGATTGTTTTGGTGGCAATGGTTTGTGCGGGTTTAGCGTTTGGGTGTAGGAGAGTGTTTGCAATGGAAGGTGCGGTCAATGCTGGTTATGGCTTTACTGGGAAAAGCATTTTGTTGTTGAGGAATGCGTGGCCGAAGACGTCAGAGGTTCTTCGGGTTTTCAAAGAGCAGGGTCTGGTTTTGGCAGCGCTTTTGGGTCTATCGGCGTTTTTCTCAATGGCGGAGACTTCAATTACTACGCTTTGGCCTTGGAAG GTGCGTGAGTTGGCTGAAAAGGAGCCTGAAAATGGAGTCTTCAGAAAGCTTCACAGTGATGTCACACGGTTCCTAACTACTATACTAATTGGCACAAC TGTTGTCAATATTGGAGCAACTGCCTTAGTCACAGAAGCCGCAACAGCAATATTTGGTGAAGCTGGTGTTAGTGCAGCAACTGGAGTAATGACT GTAGCCATTTTGCTCCTCACGGAAATCACTCCGAAAAGTATAGCTGTTCATAATGCTACAGAGGTTGCTAGGTTTGTG GTCAGACCAGTGGCATGGCTTTCATTGGTATTATATCCTGTGGGAAGAGTTGTCACATATTTATCTATGGGGATGCTAAAAATCCTTGGTTTAAAAGGAAGAAG CAAACCATATGTAACTGAAGAGGAGTTGAAATTGATGTTGCGAGGAGCAGAGTTGAGTGGGGCAATCGAGGAGGAAGAACAG GATATGATTGAAAATGTATTGGAGATTAAAGATACTCATGTTAGAGAGGTGATGACACCTCTTGTAGATGTAGTTGCAATTGATGACAATGCGAcacttttagattttaataacTTGTGGGTGACTCATCAATATTCAAG GGTACCTGTTTTTGAGCAGCGTATTGATAATATAGTGGGTATTGCATATGCTATGGATCTGCTGGATTATGTTAAGAAG GGTGAGCAGCTAGAAACTACTACTGTCGGACAGATGGCTCAGAAACCTGCATACTTTGTGCCTG ATTCAATGTTAGTCTGGAATCTCCTTAGGGAGTTTCGCATCAGGAAGGTTCACATGGCTGTTGTGCTTAACGAATATGGTGGAACTGTGGGA ATTGTTACCCTGGAAGATGTGGTTGAGGAGATTGTTGGTGAAATCTTCGATGAAAATGATTCAAAG GAAGAGATTCAGAAGAAAACGGGCTACATTGTAATGCGAGCAGAGGGAATATTTGATGTGGATGCAAACACTTCTATTGATCAACTTTCTGAAGATCTAAATATCAAGATGCTGGAG GTGTGGCTAATTGAATGGAAAAGATCTTTCGTGTGTTGTTGTGGGGAGGCTTGGGAGATGAGAAAAAGTTGCATTTGA
- the LOC108985153 gene encoding ABC transporter C family member 3, producing MEPLPSSKHGMSISFLHYYSSFLYSGTDFLLKPVFLRGFSGSLHLVLLFVLTISWVSKKFRAGHSEGPKERFKNTRSLYYKLTLICCLGVSVFSLVLCLLNYFYWYRNGWSEEGLVTLLDLAVRTLAWGAVCVYLHSPSFNSGETKYPFLLRVWWGFYLSISCYSLVVDIVLYRERVKLPLQYFVSDIVSLVMALFFCYVGFFGKNEGEDTLLEEPLLNGDSSATHETESNKPKGGETLTPYSNAGIFSILTFSWMGSLIAAGNKKTLDIEDVPQLATGDSVVGTFPTFRNKLQAECGTNKGVTTLKLVKVLIFTAWKEILLTGFLVIVYTLATYVGPYLIDTFVQYLNGRRDFKSEGYVLVSVFFAAKLVECISQRHWFFRVQQVGIRVRAVLVTMLYNKGLTLSGQSKQGHTSGEIINFMAVDAERVGDFAWYLHDPWMVLVQVAIALLILYKNLGLASVAAFVATILVMLANFPLGRLQEKFQDKIMESKDRRMKATSEILRNMRILKLQGWEMKFLSRITELRNTESVWLKKFVYTWAMTSFVFWGAPTFVSVVTFGACILMGIPLESGKILSALATFRILQEPIYSLPDTISMIVQTKVSLDRIASFLRLDDLQSDVIEKLPRGGSDTTIEIVDGNFSWDLSSPNPTLKDINVKVQNGMRVAVCGTVGSGKSSLLSCILGEVPKISGIIKMCGTKAYVAQSPWIQSGKIEENILFGKDMEREKYERVLEACSLKKDLEILSFGDQTVIGERGINLSGGQKQRIQIARALYQDADIYLFDDPFSAVDAHTGSHLFKECLLGLLSSKTIIYVTHQVEFLPAADLILVMKDGRITQAGKYDDILNAGSDFIELVGAHKKALSALGSAVAGSVSEITSTRKEVGNMDSTNGVVQKQENKDNKDGKEDDIVGSKGQIIQEEEREKGKVGFSVYWKYITMAYGGALVPFILLAQVLFQLLQIGSNYWMAWATPISQDVKPAVDNSTLIIVYVALAIGSSLCILLRATFLVTAGYKTATILFNKMHFCIFRAPMSFFDATPSGRILNRASTDQSAVDLNLASQTGAVAFSTIQLLGIIAVMSQVAWQVFIIFIPVIATCIWYQQYYISSARELARLVGVCKAPVIQHFAETISGSTTIRSFDEESRFSDTSMRLTDAYTRPKFHIAGAMEWLCFRLDMLSSITFAFSLFFLVSIPEGVIDPGIAGLAVTYGLNLNILQTWVIWNICQLENKIISVERILQYTCIPSEPPLVTEENRPDHSWPSHGEVDIRDLQVRYAPHMPFVLRGLTCTLPGGMKTGVVGRTGSGKTTLIQAVFRIVEPTAGQIMIDGINISLIGLHDLRSRLSIIPQDPTMFEGTVRTNLDPLEEYADEQIWEALDKCQLGDEIRKKEGKLDSAVTENGENWSMGQRQLVCLGRVLLKKSKVLVLDEATASVDTATDNLIQETLRQHFSDCTVITIAHRITSVIDSDMVLLLNNGLIEEYDSPARLLENKSSSFAQLVAEYTVRSNSSF from the exons ATGGAACCTCTTCCTTCGTCAAAGCACGGTATGTCAATCTCGTTCTTGCACTACTACTCCTCATTCTTGTACTCGGGTACTGATTTTCTCCTCAAACCAGTTTTCCTACGTGGGTTTTCTGGCTCATTACACCTGGTTTTGTTGTTTGTCCTGACCATCTCGTGGGTGTCCAAGAAATTCAGGGCGGGTCACAGTGAAGGTCCAAAGGAAAGGTTTAAGAACACCCGGAGTTTGTACTATAAACTAACTCTAATTTGTTGTTTGGGTGTTTCCGTGTTTAGTCTTGTCTTATGTTTATTGAATTACTTTTATTGGTATAGAAATGGTTGGTCTGAGGAAGGGCTTGTTACCCTTCTGGATTTAGCGGTTAGGACCCTCGCTTGGGGTGCAGTTTGTGTCTACTTGCATTCCCCATCCTTTAATTCAGGTGAAACAAAGTACCCGTTTTTACTGAGAGTTTGGTGGGGTTTCTACCTCTCCATTTCTTGTTATAGCCTTGTCGTAGACATCGTTCTTTACAGAGAACGCGTTAAATTACcccttcaatattttgtttccGATATCGTCTCCCTTGTCATGGCTCTGTTCTTCTGTTATGTGGGGTTCTTTGGGAAGAATGAGGGCGAAGATACCCTTCTTGAAGAACCTCTTTTGAATGGTGATTCTAGTGCAACTCATGAAACAGAGTCAAATAAGCCTAAAGGGGGTGAAACTCTAACCCCTTATTCAAATGCTGGGATTTTCAGCATCCTTACGTTCTCTTGGATGGGCTCTCTAATTGCTGCTGGCAACAAGAAGACATTAGACATTGAGGATGTTCCTCAACTTGCTACTGGTGATAGCGTAGTTGGGACCTTTCCAACTTTTAGGAATAAGCTCCAGGCAGAGTGTGGTACAAATAAGGGAGTGACCACACTGAAGTTGGTGAAGGTATTAATCTTCACGGCATGGAAGGAAATTCTTTTGACAGGCTTTCTTGTGATTGTATACACACTGGCTACCTATGTCGGGCCATATCTTATTGACACTTTTGTCCAATACCTCAATGGGCGCCGGGACTTCAAGAGTGAAGGCTATGTTCTCGTTTCAGTATTTTTTGCTGCAAAACTTGTGGAATGCATCTCACAGAGGCACTGGTTCTTTAGGGTGCAACAGGTTGGAATTAGGGTCCGAGCAGTATTGGTCACAATGCTCTACAATAAAGGTCTGACCCTTTCAGGCCAGTCAAAGCAGGGTCACACTAGTGGGGAGATCATCAATTTCATGGCCGTTGATGCTGAGAGGGTAGGTGACTTCGCTTGGTATTTGCACGATCCATGGATGGTCCTTGTGCAAGTTGCTATTGCGTTGTTAATCTTGTATAAAAATCTTGGGCTTGCTTCAGTTGCGGCTTTTGTTGCAACAATACTTGTTATGTTGGCAAATTTTCCTTTGGGAAGATTACAGGAAAAATTTCAGGACAAGATAATGGAATCGAAAGACAGAAGGATGAAGGCAACATCTGAGATTTTGAGGAACATGAGGATTCTCAAGCTTCAAGGATGGGAGATGAAGTTTCTATCTAGAATTACCGAGCTCAGGAACACAGAGTCAGTATGGCTAAAGAAATTTGTTTACACTTGGGCAATGACCTCGTTTGTCTTCTGGGGTGCCCCGACATTTGTATCTGTGGTCACATTTGGTGCTTGCATACTAATGGGGATCCCACTTGAGTCGGGCAAGATCTTATCTGCACTTGCAACGTTTAGGATTCTTCAGGAGCCCATCTATAGTCTTCCTGATACAATTTCAATGATAGTTCAAACTAAAGTGTCCCTTGATCGAATTGCGTCGTTTCTTCGTCTTGATGACTTGCAGTCTGATGTTATAGAGAAGCTTCCTAGAGGTGGTTCTGATACAACAATAGAGATTGTTGATGGGAATTTCTCTTGGGATTTATCTTCCCCTAATCCGACGTTGAAAGATATAAATGTCAAAGTGCAAAATGGCATGAGGGTTGCAGTTTGTGGGACTGTTGGTTCAGGAAAGTCCAGTTTGCTTTCATGTATCCTGGGAGAAGTCCCCAAGATATCTGGGATCATTAAGATGTGTGGAACAAAGGCGTATGTTGCTCAGTCACCATGGATACAAAGTGGCAAGATAGAAGAGAACATATTGTTTGGTAAGGAtatggaaagagaaaaatacgAGAGGGTCCTTGAAGCATGCTCCTTGAAGAAGGACCTAGAAATTCTCTCATTTGGGGATCAGACAGTCATAGGGGAGAGAGGAATCAATCTGAGTGGCGGGCAGAAGCAAAGAATCCAAATTGCACGTGCTCTGTACCAAGATGCTGATATCTATCTCTTTGATGATCCCTTTAGTGCTGTGGATGCCCATACTGGATCCCATCTGTTTAAG GAATGTTTGCTGGGCCTTTTGAGttcaaaaacaattatttatgTTACTCATCAAGTGGAGTTCTTACCTGCTGCTGATCTTATCCTC GTCATGAAAGATGGAAGAATTACTCAAGCTGGAAAGTACGATGATATCCTTAATGCTGGATCCGACTTTATCGAACTTGTGGGCGCGCATAAGAAAGCTTTGTCAGCTCTCGGTTCTGCTGTGGCAGGTTCAGTTTCTGAAATTACAAGTACAAGGAAGGAAGTGGGGAATATGGATAGCACTAATGGGGTTGttcaaaaacaagaaaataaagataataaagaTGGTAAAGAAGATGACATAGTTGGATCAAAAGGAcaaattattcaagaagaagagagagagaaaggtaaAGTTGGGTTTTCAGTCTATTGGAAATATATCACCATGGCATACGGAGGAGCTCTTGTGCCTTTTATATTGCTGGCACAGGTTCTCTTTCAGCTCCTTCAAATTGGAAGCAATTATTGGATGGCCTGGGCAACTCCTATCTCGCAGGACGTGAAACCTGCAGTTGATAACTCTACTCTAATAATTGTCTATGTTGCTTTGGCCATTGGAAGTTCCTTGTGCATCCTTTTGAGGGCCACGTTTCTTGTAACGGCTGGGTACAAGACAGCTACTatacttttcaataaaatgcACTTTTGCATTTTTCGTGCCCCAATGTCATTTTTTGATGCCACTCCTAGTGGACGAATCCTAAACAGA GCTTCTACAGACCAAAGTGCTGTGGATTTGAACCTTGCATCTCAAACTGGGGCAGTTGCCTTCTCTACGATCCAGCTCCTTGGAATTATTGCTGTGATGTCTCAAGTTGCGTGGCAggttttcatcatatttatccCAGTCATTGCAACCTGTATCTGGTATCAG CAATATTACATTTCTTCTGCCCGAGAGCTAGCAAGATTAGTTGGAGTGTGCAAAGCTCCGGTGATACAACATTTTGCTGAAACAATTTCAGGCTCAACAACTATTAGGAGCTTTGATGAAGAATCAAGATTTAGTGACACAAGTATGAGACTTACGGATGCGTATACTCGACCAAAGTTCCATATAGCTGGTGCAATGGAATGGTTGTGCTTTCGCTTGGATATGTTATCTTCAATCACATTTGCCTTCTCCTTGTTCTTCTTAGTCTCTATTCCTGAGGGAGTCATTGATCCAG GTATTGCGGGCTTGGCCGTGACTTATGGACTTAATCTAAACATTTTACAAACCTGGGTAATATGGAATATTTGCCAACtggagaataaaattatatcagttgAGAGGATACTTCAATACACTTGCATCCCGAGTGAGCCACCTCTTGTGACAGAAGAAAACCGGCCAGATCATTCTTGGCCATCACATGGAGAAGTTGATATTCGAGATCTGCAG GTACGGTATGCCCCGCATATGCCATTTGTATTGCGAGGTCTCACATGCACATTACCCGGAGGAATGAAAACTGGCGTTGTAGGGAGAACCGGCAGTGGTAAAACCACGCTCATACAAGCAGTTTTCAGGATTGTTGAACCCACTGCTGGTCAGATAATGATAGATGGCATTAATATCTCCTTGATCGGACTGCATGATTTGCGGTCTAGACTAAGCATTATCCCTCAGGATCCAACCATGTTCGAAGGGACCGTACGAACCAACCTGGATCCGCTTGAAGAGTATGCAGATGAACAAATTTGGGAG GCTCTGGATAAGTGTCAACTTGGAGATGAAATCaggaagaaagaaggaaaactaGATTCTGCTG TTACCGAGAATGGAGAGAATTGGAGTATGGGTCAGAGGCAGTTGGTCTGCCTTGGACGTGTGCTACTGAAGAAAAGCAAGGTATTGGTGCTTGATGAAGCTACTGCTTCCGTCGATACGGCTACAGATAATCTGATTCAGGAAACCCTCAGGCAACATTTTTCCGACTGTACTGTCATTACCATTGCACATCGGATAACTTCCGTTATTGATAGTGACATGGTTTTGCTTCTAAATAATG GGCTTATTGAGGAATATGATTCTCCAGCAAGATTGCTTGAAAACAAGTCATCGTCTTTTGCTCAACTTGTGGCTGAGTATACTGTGCGGTCGAATTCCAGTTTTTAA